A genome region from Bufo gargarizans isolate SCDJY-AF-19 chromosome 2, ASM1485885v1, whole genome shotgun sequence includes the following:
- the LOC122926908 gene encoding leucine-rich repeat-containing protein 24-like, which yields MASSDSSFIVVVILLPTLLTQHAQACPAECRCYSMTVECGSKGLKNIPANIHPSTQTVFLQDNAISQIQQQDLSSLSGLQYLYIQNNTISGLEPGAFKAQQHLVELALNGNRIHLINSSIFKGLDHLRVLYLAGNQITRLLAYTFSDLQRLQELHLQENDIETLQEQAFLGLSSLALLDLSKNNLRTISRAALRPLISLQVLRLTENPWRCDCALHWLRTWMKEEGKRLLTSLDKKLICSEPPRLSHQSLLDISGNSLVCIPPIVLVDPMELTARLGDELRVSCRATGYPQPLVTWRKVAHARSSPQRGNLKSTSSRTFELSERSVGEQFDSDTGSGMLLLNNITMSHAGKYECVASNPGGTAKVLFHLTVNLSNQQSRSYTSVDISQEPLYDMESMEFTALSMATQTAIAIGISLLAMTAMLLMVMIYRKHHKRKKSKKEENILYVNDYSDGPTTFAQLEEYRDERGHEMFVIDRNKAHFPTYKDPEGLSSFTALTELTDDLQEQGTQTLEEEAERQINDIFMNQSFLFQQQIAYEIHC from the exons ATGGCATCATCGGATTCATCTTTCATCGTTGTCGTCATTTTGCTTCCGACGCTCCTGACCCAACATGCTCAAGCTTGTCCAGCCGAGTGCCGCTGTTACAGTATGACCGTAGAGTGCGGGTCCAAGGGTCTGAAGAACATTCCGGCCAATATCCATCCCTCCACTCAG ACTGTGTTTCTGCAGGATAATGCAATATCTCAGATCCAACAGCAGGACCTGTCTTCTTTATCAGGCCTCCAGTATTTGTATATCCAGAATAATAccatctctggcctggaacccggAGCCTTCAAAGCTCAGCAGCATCTGGTGGAACTTGCTCTAAATGGAAACCGCATCCATCTTATCAACAGCAGCATCTTCAAAGGACTGGATCACCTGCGGGTCCTGTACCTGGCAGGAAACCAGATCACCAGACTGCTGGCATACACATTCTCGGACCTGCAG AGACTTCAGGAGCTGCATTTGCAGGAGAATGACATTGAGACCCTCCAGGAGCAGGCCTTCTTAGGACTTTCATCCCTCGCCCTGCTTGACCTCAGCAAGAATAATCTGCGCACCATAAGTCGTGCAGCACTCCGGCCTCTGATTAGCCTGCAGGTGCTACGACTAACAG AAAACCCTTGGAGATGTGACTGTGCCCTACATTGGCTCCGGACATGGATGAAAGAAGAAGGAAAACGTCTTCTAACTTCTTTGGACAAGAAACTCATCTGCTCTGAACCACCGAGATTGTCCCACCAGAGTTTGCTGGACATTTCCGGGAACAGCCTTGTCTGTATCCCTCCCATAGTCCTCGTAGACCCTATGGAGCTTACAGCTCGTCTAGGGGATGAACTTCGTGTCTCTTGTCGAGCTACGGGATATCCTCAGCCACTGGTAACTTGGAGGAAAGTCGCCCACGCTCGCTCAAGTCCACAGAGAGGTAATTTGAAGTCCACCAGCAGCAGAACCTTTGAGTTGAGCGAGAGAAGTGTAGGGGAGCAGTTTGACTCTGACACAGGAAGCGGGATGCTCTTACTGAATAATATCACCATGTCTCATGCTGGGAAGTACGAGTGTGTGGCTTCTAATCCTGGGGGAACGGCAAAGGTCTTGTTTCACCTGACGGTCAACCTGTCCAATCAGCAGTCCCGCTCGTACACGTCTGTGGATATCAGCCAAGAGCCTCTGTATGACATGGAGAGCATGGAGTTCACTGCGCTTAGCATGGCCACTCAAACTGCCATTGCCATTGGCATCTCCTTGCTGGCCATGACTGCCATGCTTCTGATGGTCATGATCTACAGAAAGCACCACAAAAGAAAAAAGTCCAAAAAGGAGGAGAACATCCTGTACGTCAATGACTATTCAGATGGGCCCACAACGTTTGCCCAGCTGGAAGAGTACAGGGATGAACGTGGACACGAGATGTTTGTCATAGACAGAAACAAGGCTCATTTTCCAACCTACAAGGACCCCGAAGGGCTGAGCAGCTTCACCGCTCTGACAGAGCTGACTGACGATCTGCAGGAGCAAGGAACTCAGACGCTGGAGGAGGAGGCTGAGCGGCAGATCAATGACATTTTCATGAACCAGAGCTTTCTGTTCCAGCAGCAGATCGCTTATGAAATACACTGTTAA